The genomic interval GTTTGAACGCGGAAAGAAGATCGAACAGAGACACGCTGATCAGTTCCTCTTCGGTTTCCTCATTCATTTCCTCGGCGACGAAATCCCTCGAGAACACGTCTCGAAACAGCAGATGTCGACCCTCGAGTTTGACCGCGGCATCCTTCAGCCGGGCGTATTCCAACAGCGGGCGCACGATGTCGAGACGGGGATCCTCCGCATCTTCTTCCTCGGGCCCTTCCGGAAGCAGTACCCGGGACTTTATATGGATGAGCGTGGACGCCACGGCCAGAAAATCCCCGGCCAGATCCAGATCGAGAATCTCGATCAGTTCGATATATCCCAGGAACTCTTCGGTGATCCGGGCAATGGGAATATCGTAAATATCCACTTCGTTCTTGCGGA from Deltaproteobacteria bacterium carries:
- a CDS encoding segregation/condensation protein A, with translation MESNEGPKYSGSEGYRVKLDQFEGPLDLLLFLVRKNEVDIYDIPIARITEEFLGYIELIEILDLDLAGDFLAVASTLIHIKSRVLLPEGPEEEDAEDPRLDIVRPLLEYARLKDAAVKLEGRHLLFRDVFSRDFVAEEMNEETEEELISVSLFDLLSAFKRVVESASRAKILELEQHEYALEDKMADVLERLRAVKGLLFTELFSSVGRGELIVTFLALLELIRVGMVRVFQNTADGVIRVFLAPQRSGKSPDA